In Cloacibacterium caeni, a single window of DNA contains:
- a CDS encoding peptide MFS transporter, giving the protein MDTAQQKGHPKGLYLLFMTEMWERFSYYGMRAIFILYMTKMLLMPDSDASNIYGSYTGLVYLTPLLGGYLSDRFLGNRRSIEIGGILMALGQFAMFFSASASGGAAISLMWVGLTLLIIGNGFFKPNISTMVGQLYPKGDRRVDAAFTIFYMGINLGAFFSPLICGTLAEKIDFKWGFLAAGIGMIIGLITFVAQKNKLLVDADNNPIGMPTQKFGVKQIGIVIAATALIFFLMNFKTMFNSELDIIGYLIYGAMIAMPLIILTDKSLTKDERDRIMVIFILAFFVIFFWGAFEQAGASLTIFADRQTDRTLFGWEMPASYFQSVNPLAIILLAPLFSSLWLRLGNRGLEPTSPKKMAIGLSLVALGYVVIAFAVYGLGAMDKVSMFWLIGLYVIHTMGELCLSPIGLSMVSKLSPARFSSLLMGTWFLANAAANKFAGTLSALIPGGGEAGEDAATTSFLGFQIANLFDFFLVFIVMCGVAAAVLFVMSRWLEKKMHGVN; this is encoded by the coding sequence ATGGATACAGCACAACAAAAAGGACATCCTAAAGGACTATACCTTTTATTCATGACTGAAATGTGGGAACGTTTCTCTTACTACGGTATGAGAGCAATTTTTATCTTATACATGACGAAAATGCTTCTTATGCCAGATTCTGACGCTTCTAATATCTACGGTAGTTATACAGGTTTGGTATACTTAACACCACTTTTGGGAGGTTATCTTTCTGATAGATTTTTAGGAAACAGAAGAAGTATAGAAATTGGAGGTATATTAATGGCTCTTGGTCAGTTTGCGATGTTTTTTAGTGCTTCAGCTTCAGGTGGTGCTGCTATTTCATTAATGTGGGTAGGTCTTACTTTACTCATCATTGGAAACGGTTTCTTTAAACCAAATATTTCTACAATGGTAGGTCAGTTGTATCCAAAAGGAGACAGAAGAGTAGATGCTGCATTTACCATTTTCTACATGGGAATTAACTTAGGAGCGTTCTTTTCACCATTAATTTGTGGAACTTTAGCTGAAAAAATAGACTTCAAATGGGGCTTTTTAGCAGCTGGAATCGGGATGATTATTGGTTTGATCACTTTCGTAGCTCAAAAAAATAAACTTTTAGTAGATGCAGACAATAACCCTATTGGAATGCCTACACAGAAATTTGGCGTAAAACAAATAGGAATTGTAATCGCAGCTACCGCTTTGATTTTCTTCTTAATGAACTTCAAAACGATGTTCAATAGCGAGTTAGATATTATTGGATATTTAATTTACGGAGCGATGATTGCAATGCCGCTTATTATTTTAACAGATAAATCCCTTACAAAAGACGAAAGAGACAGAATTATGGTGATCTTCATTCTGGCGTTTTTCGTGATTTTCTTCTGGGGAGCATTTGAACAGGCAGGAGCTTCGCTTACTATTTTTGCAGACAGACAAACAGATAGAACTTTATTCGGTTGGGAAATGCCAGCTTCTTATTTCCAATCTGTAAATCCATTAGCAATTATCCTTTTAGCACCATTATTTTCTTCACTTTGGTTAAGATTAGGAAACAGAGGATTAGAACCTACTTCTCCTAAAAAAATGGCGATTGGTTTATCTTTAGTAGCTCTTGGTTATGTAGTAATCGCATTTGCAGTTTACGGTTTAGGAGCAATGGACAAAGTATCTATGTTCTGGTTAATCGGTCTTTATGTGATTCACACGATGGGAGAACTTTGTTTGTCACCAATTGGATTATCAATGGTTTCTAAACTTTCACCTGCTAGATTTTCATCATTATTGATGGGAACTTGGTTCCTAGCGAATGCAGCAGCGAATAAATTTGCAGGAACACTTTCAGCATTAATTCCTGGAGGTGGAGAAGCTGGAGAAGACGCTGCTACTACTTCTTTCTTAGGTTTCCAAATTGCTAATTTATTTGATTTCTTCTTAGTATTCATTGTAATGTGTGGAGTTGCAGCAGCAGTTCTATTCGTGATGAGTAGATGGTTAGAAAAGAAAATGCACGGCGTAAATTAA
- a CDS encoding peptide MFS transporter — MNNKHPKGLPYLFFTEMWERFGYYLILGIFVLYLIEPEGMRGGLGLPDKMADDIFGTYIALTYLTPFIGGFLADRVLGYVKSIYLGGILMAAGYIGMGVFKDLPLFYTSLGLIIVGNGFFKPTISTLLGNLYSDEKYKANKDSGYNIFYMGINIGAFICNIIAAFMRNKFGWGEAFITAGIGMLVGLVVFTVGMKHYRQAAEMKPVQEGDTKLSEILVKVFLPAIIAGAIGWFLPGEIFGSDSTDAFIFACIPVIYFYVSLYFKANQKEKPAIGALLSIFLISMFFWAVFKQNGTALTRWANYYTDRSVPAGVEKPLEDIYMVDGKDFKDKEVSVYDDQYQTQKGEDGKTLKTQGKDIYFRNIKPEQKAQLEQNPSQKVFLYNTELFQSINPFWVIALTPVIVAFWAMLRRKGKEPLTPTKIVLGLFISALSCLVMVLAVYAGDNGAVKVSPWWLVASYGVITVGELCLSPMGLSFVSKLSPARITALMMGGFFLANSVGNKLSGILASTWYSYDNKMNYFLVNFALLIFATLLGASMLKRLNKIMKDQGH; from the coding sequence ATGAACAATAAACATCCAAAAGGTTTACCGTATTTGTTCTTCACAGAAATGTGGGAAAGATTCGGCTACTATTTAATTTTAGGAATTTTTGTATTATATCTTATTGAGCCAGAAGGAATGAGAGGAGGATTAGGTCTTCCTGATAAAATGGCAGATGATATCTTCGGGACTTATATTGCTCTTACTTATCTTACTCCATTTATCGGTGGTTTCTTGGCAGATAGAGTTCTAGGATACGTGAAATCTATTTATTTGGGTGGTATTTTGATGGCTGCAGGTTACATTGGGATGGGCGTTTTCAAAGATTTACCACTTTTTTATACTTCTTTAGGATTAATTATTGTGGGGAATGGTTTCTTTAAGCCTACTATTTCTACACTTTTAGGAAATCTTTATTCAGACGAAAAATATAAAGCCAATAAAGATTCTGGTTATAACATTTTCTACATGGGAATTAATATCGGAGCTTTCATCTGTAATATTATTGCAGCATTTATGCGTAATAAATTCGGTTGGGGAGAAGCGTTTATAACAGCAGGAATCGGGATGTTGGTTGGTTTAGTTGTCTTTACCGTAGGAATGAAACATTACAGACAGGCTGCAGAAATGAAGCCAGTACAGGAAGGAGATACCAAACTTTCTGAAATTTTGGTTAAAGTATTCTTACCTGCAATTATTGCAGGAGCAATCGGTTGGTTCTTACCAGGAGAAATTTTCGGAAGTGATAGTACAGATGCGTTTATTTTTGCATGTATTCCTGTTATTTATTTTTATGTTTCTCTTTATTTCAAAGCGAATCAGAAAGAAAAACCTGCAATTGGAGCATTATTGTCTATCTTTTTAATTTCGATGTTTTTCTGGGCGGTTTTCAAGCAAAACGGAACCGCTTTAACACGTTGGGCAAACTATTATACCGATAGAAGTGTTCCTGCAGGTGTAGAAAAACCTTTGGAAGATATTTATATGGTTGATGGAAAAGACTTCAAAGACAAGGAAGTTTCTGTGTATGATGACCAATATCAAACCCAAAAAGGAGAAGACGGTAAGACGTTAAAAACTCAAGGGAAAGATATCTATTTCAGAAATATTAAGCCTGAACAAAAAGCGCAATTAGAGCAAAATCCTTCCCAGAAAGTATTCTTATACAATACAGAATTATTCCAATCCATTAATCCATTTTGGGTAATTGCGTTAACGCCAGTAATTGTAGCATTCTGGGCAATGCTCAGAAGAAAAGGAAAAGAACCTTTAACTCCAACTAAAATTGTTTTGGGATTATTTATCTCAGCACTTTCTTGTTTGGTGATGGTTCTTGCAGTTTATGCTGGTGACAATGGAGCCGTAAAAGTTTCACCGTGGTGGTTAGTAGCAAGTTATGGAGTGATTACGGTTGGGGAATTATGTTTATCACCGATGGGACTTTCTTTCGTGTCAAAACTTTCGCCAGCGAGAATCACCGCTTTAATGATGGGTGGTTTCTTCTTGGCCAATTCAGTAGGAAACAAACTTTCAGGAATTTTGGCAAGTACTTGGTACAGCTATGACAATAAGATGAATTATTTCTTGGTGAATTTTGCTTTACTCATCTTTGCGACTCTACTAGGAGCATCTATGCTAAAGCGTTTGAATAAAATTATGAAAGACCAAGGTCACTAA
- a CDS encoding DUF2281 domain-containing protein, whose translation MEITIKDLERNLKTLPKELLGNVNDYIDFLKEKYLDKDWANQLSETQKKSIEKGISDIENGNIISHEEAKQKIRNYLQSKAI comes from the coding sequence ATGGAAATCACAATAAAAGATTTAGAAAGAAATCTAAAGACACTTCCCAAAGAACTTTTAGGAAATGTGAATGATTATATTGATTTCTTGAAGGAGAAATACTTAGATAAAGATTGGGCAAATCAATTATCTGAAACTCAAAAAAAATCTATTGAAAAAGGAATTTCAGATATAGAAAATGGGAACATCATTTCGCATGAAGAAGCCAAACAAAAAATTAGAAATTACCTTCAATCAAAAGCCATTTAA